A window of the Streptomyces sp. NBC_00250 genome harbors these coding sequences:
- a CDS encoding serine hydrolase domain-containing protein, giving the protein MTDIKGFCEPRFDAVREALAASLGKDDVGASAAVYVDGEPVVDIWGGYADANRSVSWERDTLTGVNSTTKNMTALCALILADRGRLDLSAPVAAYWPEFAAAGKEKVLVRHVLSHTAGLPDLSGLTAVEEFYDWERVTTKLAAQAPEWEPGTAAGYHALTFGFLVGEIVRRITGRSLGEFFAEEVAGPLGADFHIGLSAEHDHRVAPLIPPLSLTDEYAAGAPLGPDGARREHTGAVIQVKDTNSVAWRRAQIPAVNGFGNARSVARVQSVLANRGSVGGVRLLSPQGCEPAWQEVFCGDDRVLRTPMSWAVGFGRFGGTFGWGGWGGSLVVSDPGSRMTVAYVVNQMVDRDQRDDNRGMEIVMAAYSGLH; this is encoded by the coding sequence GAGCCGGTGGTCGACATCTGGGGCGGGTACGCCGATGCGAACCGTTCCGTCAGCTGGGAGCGCGACACCCTCACCGGCGTGAACTCGACGACCAAGAACATGACCGCCCTGTGTGCGCTGATCCTGGCCGACCGGGGCCGACTCGATCTGTCCGCGCCGGTCGCCGCCTATTGGCCCGAGTTCGCCGCGGCAGGCAAGGAGAAAGTGTTGGTACGGCACGTTCTGTCGCACACCGCAGGGCTGCCTGACCTGTCCGGCCTGACGGCGGTCGAGGAGTTCTACGACTGGGAGCGCGTGACGACGAAGCTGGCCGCGCAGGCGCCCGAATGGGAGCCCGGAACGGCCGCCGGCTATCACGCGCTCACCTTCGGGTTCCTCGTCGGTGAGATCGTCCGCCGCATCACCGGTCGCAGCCTCGGTGAGTTCTTCGCCGAGGAGGTGGCCGGGCCGCTGGGCGCGGACTTCCACATCGGGCTCTCCGCCGAGCATGACCACCGCGTCGCACCGCTGATCCCGCCGCTGTCACTGACTGACGAGTACGCCGCCGGCGCGCCGCTCGGACCGGACGGTGCACGCCGGGAGCACACCGGTGCCGTGATCCAGGTCAAGGACACCAACTCCGTGGCCTGGCGTCGTGCGCAGATCCCTGCCGTGAACGGCTTCGGGAACGCCCGGTCTGTCGCCCGTGTCCAGTCGGTACTGGCGAACCGGGGCTCGGTCGGCGGTGTGCGACTGCTGTCCCCCCAGGGTTGCGAGCCCGCGTGGCAGGAGGTGTTCTGCGGCGACGATCGCGTCCTGCGGACCCCCATGTCCTGGGCGGTGGGCTTCGGTAGGTTCGGCGGCACCTTCGGCTGGGGCGGCTGGGGCGGTTCGCTGGTTGTGAGCGATCCCGGCTCACGCATGACGGTGGCCTATGTCGTGAACCAGATGGTCGATCGGGATCAGCGGGACGACAACCGCGGCATGGAGATCGTGATGGCCGCCTACAGCGGACTGCACTGA